A region of the Stutzerimonas stutzeri genome:
TGGCAGTGATGACCTGTTTCTCAGTCCTGCGCAAATGCGCCTGGTTTTCGACGGCGATCGCTGCCTGGCGCGAGTCGCCGGACTTGATCGACGGGGCCGACGCGAAGGTGCGGTCGTTGAGGTAATCAGTCGCGCCCACGAAAGCATTGTGGGTCGCTATCACGTCGAGAGTGATGTCGGCTTCGTCATACCAGACAACCCCAAAATCCAGCAGGAAGTGCTGGTTACGCCGGGGCGGGCGTTGAACGCCAAGCCCGGTCAATTTGTCGAGGTAAAGATCACTCATTGGCCTACGCAGCGTTTCCAGCCGCAAGGTGACATCGTCGAAGTGATCGGCAACTACATGGCGCCGGGCATGGAAATCGATGTGGCGCTACGCAGCTTCGACATTCCGCACGTGTGGCCTGAGGCGGTGTTGAAGGAAGCTTCGCGACTCAAGCCCGAAGTGGAAGAAAAGGACAAGCACAAGCGCGTCGATCTGCGTCATCTGCCGTTCGTGACTATCGATGGCGAGGATGCCCGCGACTTCGACGACGCGGTGTACTGCGAGAAGCTGGGTGGCTGGAAGGTGCTAACCGGCGGCTTCAGGCTGTATGTGGCGATTGCTGACGTTTCGCATTATGTCAAAGTCGAATCGGCGCTCGACAAGGAAGCTTTGGTTCGCGGCAACTCGGTGTATTTCCCTGAGCGTGTCGTGCCAATGCTGCCCGAGCAGCTTTCCAACGGTCTTTGCTCGTTGAATCCGCAGGTCGACCGCTTGGCGATGGTTTGTGAGGTCACCCTCAGCAAGGCTGGGAAAATGACCGATTACCAGTTCTATGAGGCGGTGATCCACTCACACGCGCGGCTGACCTACAACAAGGTCAGCTCGATGCTCGAGCAGCCCAAGTCCAATGAGGGCAAGCAGCTGAGCGGGGAGTACGCCGAAGTATTGCCGCATCTCAAGCAGCTCTATTCGCTCTACAAGGTACTGCTCAAGGCGCGTCATACCCGTGGTGCGATCGATTTCGAGACCCAGGAAACGCGCATCGTTTTTGGTGCCGACCGCAAGATCGCCGAGATCAAGCCTACGGAGCGCAACGATGCGCACAAGCTGATCGAGGAGTGCATGCTCTGCGCAAACGTGGCCACAGCGGCATTCCTGCAGAAACATGAGATCCCCGCGCTCTATCGTGTCCACGATGCGCCGCCGCTGGAGCGCCAGGAAAAGCTGCGTGCGTTTCTGGGCGAGCTCGGCTTGTCTCTGCACAAGGGCAAGGAGGGGCCGACGCCAAAGGATTATCAGGCGCTGCTGGAGCAGATTCAGGGTCGTCCGGATTTCCATGTCATCCAGACCGTCATGCTGCGCTCACTGAGCCAGGCGGTGTATAGCGCCGAGAATCACGGGCACTTCGGTCTGAACTACGAAGCCTATGCGCACTTTACTTCACCGATCCGGCGCTATCCTGACCTGCTGGTGCATCGGGCTATCCGCAGCGTCATCCGTTCCCGTCGCGATACGCCGCACGTGCGCCGTGAAGGCGCGACCAGCATGCCGAAGGCGCGTATCTATCCTTACGACGAGGCGGCACTGGAGCAGTTGGGCGAGCAGTGCTCGATGACCGAGCGGCGGGCTGACGAGGCTACCCGCGACGTCACCAACTGGCTCAAGTGCGAGTTCATGAAGGATCGCGTCGGCGAGACATTCCCAGGCGTCATCACTGCGGTAACCGGCTTCGGTCTGTTCGTCGAGCTGACGGATATCTATGTCGAAGGTCTGGTGCACGTTACGGCGATGCCGGGCGATTATTACCACTTCGATCCGCTGCACCATCGCCTGTCCGGCGAGCGCAGTGGGCGCAGTTTCCGTCTCGGTGATAGCGTCGAAGTGCGAGTCATGCGTGTCGATCTGGATGAGCGCAAGATCGATTTCGAACTGATCGGGGGCGGTAGCAAGACTGCACCGGGACAGCGAGATGGCGAGGGGCGCGGTCGTGAGCCTGGTAACGCGGATGTGCGTAAAAGTCGTGAGCTTAAAAAGGCTCTCATGGCAGATGCCAAGGGCGGCAGGAAAGACAAGGGTGACAAGGCGAGCGCTAGCAAGGGGCGGTCGGCCTCTGCCAAGCCAAAGCCTGCGGCCAAGTCGGCTGATAAGCCTTCCGGCCCGAGCAGCGGTTCTAGAAAGCGCAAGGCCAAGTCATGAGTCAGCTGGAAAAGATCTATGGCGTGCATGCCGTTGAGGCACTGCTGCGCCATCATCCGAAGCGCGTGAAGCAGGTGTGGCTTGCCGAAGGGCGTGGCGATCCGCGCGCTCAGGTGCTGATTGAGCTCGCAGCGCAGGCGCGCGTCAGCGTCGGGCAGTGTGAGCGTCGGGAAATGGACGCCTGGGTTGAAGGCGTTCATCAGGGCGTTGTTGCTGAGGTCAGCCCGAGTCAGGTCTGGGGCGAGGCGATGCTCGAAGAGCTACTCGATCGAGCGGATGGACCTCCTTTGCTGCTTGTGCTGGACGGTGTCACTGATCCGCACAATCTTGGCGCGTGCATGCGAACTGCCGACGCGGCCGGTGCGCTTGCGGTGATCGTGCCCAAGGACAAGTCAGCCACGCTCAACGCTACAGTGCGCAAGGTCGCTTGTGGTGCGGCTGAGGTTATCCCGTTAGTGGCGGTGACCAATCTTGCACGTACGCTGGAGAAGCTTCAGCAGCGGGGGTTGTGGGTCGTCGGTACGGCTGGTGAGGCCGAACAGTCGCTCTACGATCAGGATCTCAAAGGCCCCATTGTTCTTATCATGGGCGCCGAGGGTCGCGGTATGCGGCGTTTGACCCGTGAGCATTGCGACTATCTGGTGCGTCTGCCCATGGCAGGGAGCGTTAGCAGTCTGAACGTTTCCGTTGCCACTGGTGTTTGCCTGTTCGAGGCATTGCGTCAGCGCAAGACCGTAAAGGCTGCGGGCTGAGTCCTCCGGTCCGCAGCTGACGCTCATCTGAAACCGATTGACTTTTTTGTGGTCAATCGCTGTCCCAGGCCCATCCGCCGGATAGCGGCTTCTCGTCATATTGCTTGAGGGCTCCGGTTGTTTTCGGAGCCTTGCTGAGTTCGTTACGCGGCGTCAGGCTCGTACCATGGAGGTTGTATGCAGCAGCGCCCGTCTTTCGAAAGCCTTTTCCGGCTATCCCCGAACGCTTATGTTCTGCTTGATCGCGATCTGGTCATCATGGACGCCAATGCAGCGTATCTGAATCTGACCGGGCGAAAACTGGACGATATCCGCGGGCAGCGCCTACACGAGGCGTTTGCTGCCGACCCGTCAAGTCCGGAGACGACCCGCGTGCAGGAGCTGCTGGACTCCTTCGCGCGGGTTCTCAGCCGCAAAGCGGTTGATACGCTGCCGGTAATTCGCTACTCCATAGCGCGTCAAACAACGCTCGGCCCCGTTTATGAGGATCGCTACTGGAGCGCTACGCACACGCCTATCCTTGATGAGCAAGGTGAGGTTGTTGCGATATTGCAGCACACCTCTGACATCACCGAGCTGCAGTCCATGAGGCGCTCGCTGAGTGAATCGGTAATCGGAAAGCAGCCAGTGCAGCAGCTCGAGCAGGACGTCATGTCGCGCGCCAAGTTGCTGCAGTCCGAGGGCGAGCAGCTACGTCGGCTTTTCTCCCAGGCGCCAGGGTTTGTCTGCTTTTTGCGCGGGCCAAGTCATGTTTACGAGCTGGTCAACGATGCCTATCGGCAGGTCACCGGCCATCGGCAGTTGCTCGGTAAGACGGTTCGAGAGGGATTGCCAGAGATCGAAGGGCAGGCCCTTATCGGGCTGCTCGACGAAGTCTATCGAACAGGTCAGGCTTATATCGGCAAGCGCGTACCCCTGTTTCTCAAGCGACAGCCCGACAGAGACCCGGAAGAGACAATTCTGGATTTCGTTCTGCAGCCGATCCTTGAGAATGACGGCGCTGTCATCGGCATCTTCGTTCAGGGGCAGGATGTGACCGAGCAGCAGCGCAATGAAACGGAGCTACGTCGGTATCGCGATCATCTTGAAGAGCTGGTTGACGAGCGCACGCTGGCCTTACAACAGAGCGAGGCTGAGCGACAGGTCGCCGAGCAAGCCTTGCTGCAGGCGCAGCGGCTGGAGGCGGTAGGTAAGCTGACCGGCGGCATCGCCCATGACTTCAATAATATGCTGCAGATCATCGGCGGTAACCTGCAATTGCTGCGGCGCAGTCTCGGCAGTGATGAGACTGCCGCGCGACGTTTGGATTCTGCTGTCAGTGGTGTGGAAAAGGGCGCTCGCCTGGCTTCACAGCTGTTGGCGTTTGCCAGTCGCCAGCCGCTTCTTCCCCGCCAGATCCTCCTGCCGGAGCTGCTTGAGCAGATGCATGAGCTCCTCAATGGTGCGTTGGGTTCAGCCGTTCGGGTCGAGCTCGAGGTATTGGGAAAGCCTTGGCCGGTGTTGGTGGACGTCGGCAATCTGCAGACTGCGGTCCTGAACCTTGCGGTTAATGCGCGTGAAGCGATGGAGGGCAGTGGTCGGTTGGTGTTGCGCCTGGAAAACCGTACGCTCGGACAGGCTGAGTCATCTGCTCAGGACGCGCCAAGTGGCGACTATGTGTTGCTCAGTGTCATCGATGAGGGTAGTGGCATGAGTGCGGACGTTCGCGCCCGTGCTTTCGAGCCCTTCTTTACGACCAAGCAGGACGGCAGTGCATCTGGGCTGGGCCTGAGCATGGTGTATGGGTTCGTCAAACAGAGCGGCGGTTTCGTTAGCCTGGAGGACGGCGCGTGAGGCGGCACGGTGGTCCATGTGTACCTGCCGCGTTGCGTCGAAGGCGAGCAGGCCGGCAGCGGGCGACCCCTCGACCAGGCGGGTGAGGCTTCGGGCGCGTTGTTGCCCGCCGTTGAGCCCGGAGCCACCGCAGACGATGCTGGGCTGAGGATTCTATTCGTCGAGGATGATCCGACTCTGCGCATGCTGACCGGCGAAGTGATGATGGAGCTCGGTCATCAAGTCGTGGCGAGCGAAACGGCCGAAGAGGCGCTGGAGCTTCTCGAACAGCAGCCTTTCGATGTGCTGCTTACCGATGTCGGGCTGGCGGGCATGAGCGGTATCGATCTTGTGCGTGAGGTCGGGGTGCGGCAGCCGCAGTTGTCTCTGGTGATCGCTTCAGGGTATGCGGTCAGCGCTTCGGATGTCGGTCTGGATCGGCTTCGTACCATGCTCAAGCCCTACGATATCCATCAGGTTCGCCAGTTGCTCGAGGGGATTCGAGCCGAGCGCTGGGCGCTGCGGAGCTGAATGTGCTGCGCTGGTTAAATAATCACCAGTTTGCCTTGCGCCCCTGATGACCCTTCTCTAGAATGGCGCCCCTTGCCTGGGTGGCAGGCGTTTGCGCGCCTCTTTACAGGCAGGACACAAGTCATTCACTCCTTGCCTGACCGCATAGTCGGCAGGCTGCAACCCGTAAGGAGCAATTATGCGTCATTACGAAATCATCTTTCTGGTTCACCCGGACCAGAGCGAGCAGGTCGGCGGCATGGTGGAGCGTTACACCAAGCTGATCGAAGAAGACGGCGGCAAGATTCACCGCCTGGAAGACTGGGGTCGTCGTCAGCTGGCTTATGCCATCAACAACGTCCACAAGGCTCACTATGTGATGCTGAACGTCGAGTGCAGCGGCAAGGCTCTGGCCGAGCTGGAAGACAACTTCCGCTACAACGACGCCGTCATCCGCAACCTGATCATCCGTCGCGACGAAGCCGAGACCGAGCAGTCTGAAATGCTCAAGGCCGAGGAAAACCGTAGCGAGCGCCGTGAGCGTCGTGATCGCCCTGACAGCACTGATGGCTCCAGCGAGAGCGACAGTGACAGCGATAACAACGCTGACGAGTAATCCACGGATCTATTGAGGAGCCTATTTCATGGCACGTTTTTTCCGTCGTCGTAAGTTCTGCCGTTTCACCGCCGAAGGCGTGAAAGAGATCGACTACAAGGATCTCAACACCCTGAAGGCCTACATCTCCGAGACCGGCAAGATTGTTCCTAGCCGTATCACCGGAACCAAGGCACGTTATCAGCGTCAGCTGGCTACCGCTATCAAGCGCGCCCGCTACCTGGCCCTGCTGCCCTACACCGACAGCCACGGCCGTTGATCCGGCTGGTCGGCAGAAGTAAAGGATAAATCGCATGCGCGCCTTGGCTGAGTTCATCATGCGCGGCCGTATGCAAGCCATCTTCGTGGTGGCTGGTGCTGCAGCTCTGCCCATGCTGTTCTGGTTGAGTGCCGCCGCAGGCAGCCTAGTGCTGTTGCGGCGTGGCCTAAGTGATGCGCTGGGTGTACTGGTCTGGGCCGTATTGCCTGCACTGGCCTGGTGGTACTTCGGCGATCCGCGAACTCTGCTGGTATTGCTCGGTTCGTTCGGTCTTGCCTTGGTGCTACGCGGTCAGGCGTCGTGGGTGCGGGTGATGTTGTGCAGTGTGGGCCTCGGACTGCTGTATGTCTGGGCTCTCGGTGCGGTGTTCGGCGAGCCCATTGCGGCGCTGGCCAGCGAACTGCAGAAAGTGTTGCCCGATGCA
Encoded here:
- the rnr gene encoding ribonuclease R; translated protein: MADWQSLDPEAAREAEKYDNPIPSRELILQHLSERGSPAAREQLVEEFGLVSEEDIEALRRRLRAMERDGQLIYTRRGTYAPVDKLDLVCGRVSGHRDGFGFLIPDDGSDDLFLSPAQMRLVFDGDRCLARVAGLDRRGRREGAVVEVISRAHESIVGRYHVESDVGFVIPDNPKIQQEVLVTPGRALNAKPGQFVEVKITHWPTQRFQPQGDIVEVIGNYMAPGMEIDVALRSFDIPHVWPEAVLKEASRLKPEVEEKDKHKRVDLRHLPFVTIDGEDARDFDDAVYCEKLGGWKVLTGGFRLYVAIADVSHYVKVESALDKEALVRGNSVYFPERVVPMLPEQLSNGLCSLNPQVDRLAMVCEVTLSKAGKMTDYQFYEAVIHSHARLTYNKVSSMLEQPKSNEGKQLSGEYAEVLPHLKQLYSLYKVLLKARHTRGAIDFETQETRIVFGADRKIAEIKPTERNDAHKLIEECMLCANVATAAFLQKHEIPALYRVHDAPPLERQEKLRAFLGELGLSLHKGKEGPTPKDYQALLEQIQGRPDFHVIQTVMLRSLSQAVYSAENHGHFGLNYEAYAHFTSPIRRYPDLLVHRAIRSVIRSRRDTPHVRREGATSMPKARIYPYDEAALEQLGEQCSMTERRADEATRDVTNWLKCEFMKDRVGETFPGVITAVTGFGLFVELTDIYVEGLVHVTAMPGDYYHFDPLHHRLSGERSGRSFRLGDSVEVRVMRVDLDERKIDFELIGGGSKTAPGQRDGEGRGREPGNADVRKSRELKKALMADAKGGRKDKGDKASASKGRSASAKPKPAAKSADKPSGPSSGSRKRKAKS
- the rlmB gene encoding 23S rRNA (guanosine(2251)-2'-O)-methyltransferase RlmB, translated to MSQLEKIYGVHAVEALLRHHPKRVKQVWLAEGRGDPRAQVLIELAAQARVSVGQCERREMDAWVEGVHQGVVAEVSPSQVWGEAMLEELLDRADGPPLLLVLDGVTDPHNLGACMRTADAAGALAVIVPKDKSATLNATVRKVACGAAEVIPLVAVTNLARTLEKLQQRGLWVVGTAGEAEQSLYDQDLKGPIVLIMGAEGRGMRRLTREHCDYLVRLPMAGSVSSLNVSVATGVCLFEALRQRKTVKAAG
- a CDS encoding PAS domain-containing protein, whose translation is MQQRPSFESLFRLSPNAYVLLDRDLVIMDANAAYLNLTGRKLDDIRGQRLHEAFAADPSSPETTRVQELLDSFARVLSRKAVDTLPVIRYSIARQTTLGPVYEDRYWSATHTPILDEQGEVVAILQHTSDITELQSMRRSLSESVIGKQPVQQLEQDVMSRAKLLQSEGEQLRRLFSQAPGFVCFLRGPSHVYELVNDAYRQVTGHRQLLGKTVREGLPEIEGQALIGLLDEVYRTGQAYIGKRVPLFLKRQPDRDPEETILDFVLQPILENDGAVIGIFVQGQDVTEQQRNETELRRYRDHLEELVDERTLALQQSEAERQVAEQALLQAQRLEAVGKLTGGIAHDFNNMLQIIGGNLQLLRRSLGSDETAARRLDSAVSGVEKGARLASQLLAFASRQPLLPRQILLPELLEQMHELLNGALGSAVRVELEVLGKPWPVLVDVGNLQTAVLNLAVNAREAMEGSGRLVLRLENRTLGQAESSAQDAPSGDYVLLSVIDEGSGMSADVRARAFEPFFTTKQDGSASGLGLSMVYGFVKQSGGFVSLEDGA
- the rpsF gene encoding 30S ribosomal protein S6, whose product is MRHYEIIFLVHPDQSEQVGGMVERYTKLIEEDGGKIHRLEDWGRRQLAYAINNVHKAHYVMLNVECSGKALAELEDNFRYNDAVIRNLIIRRDEAETEQSEMLKAEENRSERRERRDRPDSTDGSSESDSDSDNNADE
- the rpsR gene encoding 30S ribosomal protein S18; this translates as MARFFRRRKFCRFTAEGVKEIDYKDLNTLKAYISETGKIVPSRITGTKARYQRQLATAIKRARYLALLPYTDSHGR